The Glycine soja cultivar W05 chromosome 3, ASM419377v2, whole genome shotgun sequence genome window below encodes:
- the LOC114405504 gene encoding phosphatidylinositol 4-kinase gamma 1-like — MAVTIDRHHGLKPFSRSQRCKLQSYGHLDPNIIELNQTGGGAAALSSSQHSFGLASLQAENIHRSFSTPCLPLTTLLGGEADLTSSSSHPRVEIVLGSGAPPVNALVVEVAIAMASGVHPIPLPSGLGGAYVFRNQNGNNIAVAKPVDEEPLALNNPKGLGGQMLGQPGLKKSIRIGETGIRELAAYLLDHGGLAGVPPTVLVKFSHAAFFGAASSCSSSHTPKIASLQRFVSHGFDAGELGPSFFPVSSVHQIGILDIRIMNLDRHAGNMLVMKHDHNNSGYVDGVADLVPIDHGFCLPEWLDDPYFEWLHWPQASIPFSEYEIDYISKLDPFRDAEALRNELPSSLRESSIRVLIVCTILLKQAAAAGLCLAEIGQMMTRKFCGGEESRSELENICFMVKTSVVPRGGGDNNDNCKDEETNDDQVCDEVVAGDGGIISLADLNQGEWEAFLEVFSELLHGVFEAKRSSAKAKVGTYN; from the coding sequence atggctGTGACCATTGACCGACATCATGGATTGAAGCCATTTAGCCGATCCCAGAGGTGCAAGCTCCAATCCTACGGTCACCTTGATCCCAACATCATTGAACTTAACCAAACTGGTGGTGGTGCTGCtgctctttcttcttctcaacACTCCTTCGGATTAGCATCACTTCAAGCCGAAAACATTCACCGCAGTTTCTCCACTCCATGCCTCCCCCTAACCACACTGCTAGGAGGGGAAGCAGACctcacttcttcttcttctcatccaAGGGTTGAGATTGTTCTTGGAAGTGGAGCTCCTCCAGTGAATGCTCTAGTTGTTGAGGTTGCCATAGCCATGGCCTCAGGTGTTCATCCTATACCCCTCCCTAGTGGCCTAGGTGGTGCCTATGTTTTCCGCAACCAAAACGGCAACAACATTGCCGTAGCAAAGCCAGTGGATGAAGAGCCTTTAGCCTTGAACAACCCAAAGGGCTTAGGGGGTCAAATGCTGGGCCAGCCCGGCCTGAAGAAATCGATTCGAATCGGCGAAACTGGTATCCGAGAGTTAGCCGCTTATCTTCTTGACCATGGAGGCCTTGCTGGTGTGCCTCCTACTGTTTTAGTCAAATTCTCTCATGCTGCATTCTTCGGTGcagcttcttcttgttcttcttctcaCACGCCTAAAATTGCCTCACTCCAACGCTTTGTTAGTCATGGTTTTGATGCAGGAGAATTAGGCCCTTCTTTCTTCCCAGTTTCTTCTGTACACCAAATTGGGATCCTAGACATTAGGATTATGAACCTTGATAGACATGCTGGGAATATGCTTGTGATGAAACATGACCACAACAACAGTGGCTATGTTGATGGTGTTGCTGATCTTGTTCCCATTGATCACGGTTTTTGCCTACCTGAGTGGCTTGATGATCCTTATTTCGAGTGGCTGCACTGGCCACAAGCCTCTATTCCTTTCTCTGAGTATGAAATTGACTACATTTCCAAGCTTGATCCTTTTAGGGATGCTGAGGCTTTGAGAAACGAGCTTCCTTCGTCGTTGAGGGAGTCATCCATTCGCGTTCTTATTGTTTGCACCATCTTGTTGAAGCAAGCTGCCGCTGCTGGCCTTTGTCTTGCTGAAATAGGGCAAATGATGACTAGGAAGTTTTGTGGTGGTGAAGAGTCACGTAGTGAATTGGAAAACATTTGCTTCATGGTCAAGACTAGTGTAGTTCCTCGCGGTGGTGGTGACAACAATGATAACTGCAAAGACGAAGAAACTAATGATGATCAAGTATGTGATGAAGTTGTTGCTGGTGATGGCGGCATTATTTCTTTGGCTGACCTGAACCAAGGTGAATGGGAAGCGTTTTTGGAGGTTTTTAGTGAGCTTTTGCATGGAGTTTTTGAGGCTAAGAGAAGTAGTGCAAAAGCAAAAGTTGGAACATATAATTGA